The Methanocorpusculum vombati genomic interval GAAAGGCCTGCGGTTCGTGGGACGGAACGGACGCCGCATGGAAGCGCTTGAACTTCCGGGCCACCCGTACTTTGTCGCAACCCAGTTCCACCCTGAGTTCCGGTCCCGTCCTACCCGTCCCTCGGCACCGTTCGTCGGCTTTGTGAAAGCCAGTCTTGAAAACCACACCCGCAAAGAGTAAACCATGGAATCCATTCTTGTCCTTGACTTCGGCGGCCAGTACAACCAGCTGATTGCCCGCCGCGTCCGCGAGGCGAACGTCTATTGTGAGGTGAAACCCTGTACGGTTTCGCTTGACGAGATCAGAGCCGGAAACTACATGGGTATCATCTTTACCGGCGGCCCTGCTTCGGTGTATGCTGAAGGCGCTCCCCGTGTGGATGCCGGTGTTTTCTCGCTGGGGATTCCGATTCTTGGCATCTGCTATGGTGCGCAGCTGACCGCGTTTACCCTCGGAGGAAAAGTTTCTTCCGGAGCAACGGCGCAGAGCCGCGAGTACGGCAAAACACCGCTTTCGCTCCGTGAGAGTCTGCTCTTTGCCGGAATCCCGGAGGAGACATCCTGCTGGATGAGTCACGGTGACTACATCAGCGAACTTCCCGCAGGATTCCGTGCCACGGGGGCGACACCCGGCTGCCCGTTTGCCGCGCTCGAAAATCCGGACAAAAAGATCTATGCGGTTCAGTTCCATCCGGAAGTTCTGCACACCCCTGAAGGCATGACGATGATCCGGAACTTCCTGTATGGTGTCTGCGGCTGTACCGGAACATGGCATATGTCCTCGTTCGTGGATACTATGGTTGCACATCTGAGGGAGAAGATCGGCGACAAAAAAGTGCTCTGTGCGCTTTCCGGCGGTGTGGACTCGTCGGTTGCCGCGGTCCTTGTGCATAAGGCGGTCGGTAAACAGCTGACCTGCATCTTTGTGGACCACGGTCTGCTGCGCAAGAACGAGGGAGATGAGGTGGAAGAGGTTTTCAGAAACCAGTACGACATCAATCTTGTCCGCGTGAACGCGGAGGAGAGGTTCCTTACAAAACTTGCCGGCGTCTCCGATCCCGAACAGAAACGCAAGATTATCGGTGCAGAGTTTATCCGCGTCTTTGAAGAGGAGGCAAAAAAGATCGGCACGGTCGATTTCCTCGTGCAGGGTACGATTTATCCGGACGTGATCGAGTCGGGCCCCGGGAATGCGGCGGTTATCAAGAGCCACCACAATGTCGGCGGTCTTCCGGACCACGTGGACTTCAAGGAGATCATCGAACCCCTGCGCATTCTTTTCAAAGACGAGGTGCGTGCTGCGGGAGCGGAACTTGGTATCCCGGAGAATCTTGTCTGGCGTCAGCCGTTCCCGGGTCCGGGACTTGCCATCCGGGTAATTGGTGACATCACCAAAGACAAGCTCGACATTCTCCGCGATGCGGATGCCATCTTCCGCGAGGAGATTGCCGCAGCCGGTATGGGCCGTGCCGTTAACCAGTACTTTGCGGCCTTAACCAACATGCGCAGTGTCGGTGTCATGGGCGATGAGCGTACCTATGACTACGCTATTGCGCTGCGGGCGGTTACGACGACGGACTTTATGACCGCCGACTGGGCGCAGATTCCGTATCCTGTGCTGGAAAAAATTTCCGGCAGAATCATCAACGAGGTTCGCCATGTGAACCGTGTTCTCTATGACATCACGAGCAAACCTCCGGCAACCATCGAATATGAGTGATACTTATGCCAACTTCCAAACAACTTGATGCAAAATACTACATGCCCGCGTTCGGACGGGACATGGAGATCGTCCGGGGCAGAGACTGTCATGTCTGGGACAGTACCGGAAAGAAATATCTTGATCTGGTCGCAGGTATTGCGGTGTGCAGTACCGGCCACTGTCATCCGGCAGTGACCGCTGCTATCTGCAAACAGGCGCAGACGCTGATTCACTGCTCAAACCTCTATTATGTGCCGGGACAGGCAGAGCTTGCAGCAAAACTGTCGAAGGCGTCCGGTCTTGGCAAGGTCTTCTTCGGCAACTCGGGTGCCGAAGCAAACGATGCGGCGATGAAGCTTGCTATCCGGGCAACCGGCCGCCACGAGTTTGTGTCCTTTGAGCATGATTTCCACGGACGAACGGTTGGTTCGCTTGCCTGTACCCACAAGCCTGCGATCCGGGTACCGTTTGAGCCGCTTGGAATTCCCTGCAAGTTCGGGCCTTACGGAGACATTGAGGCACTGAAAGACCTTGTGACGAAGAAGACTGCTGCGGTTATGTTTGAGCCGATTCAGGGAGAGACCGGCGTCATTATTCCGCCGGATGATTTCCTTCCGGGAATCCGCGACATCTGCGATGATACGGGTGCCCTGATGATCTGTGACGAGGTGCAGACGGGTATGGGCAGAACCGGGAAATGGTTTGCGTTCCAGCACTCTGCGGTTCAGCCGGATATTATCAGTCTTGCCAAAGGTGTTGCGTCCGGTATTCCAATGGGTGCAATCATCGCCCGCGAGGGTCTGGAGTTTACCCGCGGAGAGCACGGCAGTACGTTTGCCGGAGGGCCGGTTGCCTGTGCTGCCGGAAATGCGACGTTTGATGTGCTGAAGTCTGTTGTGCCGAAGGTTGCGGCGAAGGGCGAGCGGTTCAGAAAAGGTCTGGCGCATCTGAACCCGCGGGTTCGGGGTCTGATGGTCGGATTTACCGCTGGGGAAAAATCTCCGGCGATTGCGGAGTACTGCCGCGAACACGGTGTGTTAATCAATGTTGCCGGCGGCGAGAATATCAGAATTGTTCCTCCGCTGGTTATTAATAACCGGGAGATCGATCACGCAATTGCAATCATCAATGAAGCAGCAGAGTCCGTCTAAAGAAGTTCTCTGCCGTGAACTCTACACAAAGACGGGCTACGTCTTTGCGAAGTCTCCGGCTGAGATTGCGGCTGCGTCAGGATTTGACGAGGTCGCGATGCTTGGCAGTAATGAAAATCCGTATCCGCCGTCCCCGGCGGTGCTGGAGGCAGCTGCCGCCGCACTTGCGGCGGCGAACCGGTATCCGGACCCGAAGGCGGGAGAGTTTGTTGCGGCACTCCGCCGGTATATCTGTGATCATCCCGTGGTGACTTCGGGTCTGGGGATGGACGGCGTGATTGAAACCGTGATCCGGGCACTTGTTTCGCCGGGAGAGAAGGTCGTCGTTTCCACGCCGACGTTTTCCATGTACGGTCTTGCGGCACGGGCTGCGTCTGCGGTGGTAGTGAATGTGCCGCGTGCGGCGGATTTTTCGGTGGATGTTGATGCGTTCATTGCCGCGGCGGCGGATGCGAAGCTGTCGTTTCTGTGCACGCCGAACAACCCGACCGGAACGGTTACGCGTGCGGCGGATATTGAGCGGATTTTATCCGGGATTTCCGGCGTTCTGTTCCTCGATAATGCGTATGTGGAGTTCTGCGATACGGATTATCTGCCGCTTCTGCAGAAGTACGATAACCTGATTATCGGCAGGACGCTTTCCAAGGTGTATGGTCTTGCGGGTCTGCGGGTCGGGTACGGGTTTGTGCCGGCCTGGCTGGAAGGGCCGTATGCGGCTGCGGCAACACCGTTTACGCTGAACCGCGTGTCGGAGGCTGCGGCGGTTGCGGCGGTTGCGGATACTGCCTACCGCGATACGTTCATTGCCCATGTGCGGAAGTGGCGTGAGACGTTTGTCCGCGAGATTCCGTTTCCGGTTCTTGCGAGCGGAGCAAACTTTGTGCTGTTTGATGTTGCCCCGATGACGAGCAACGAGGCGATGGAAGCGTTTGCGCGGGCGGGTGTGCTGGTTCGGTCTTGTGCAAGTTTCCCGGGTCTGGGCGAGACGTTTGTCCGCGTGTCGGTGGGGGATGTATGGGAGAATGAGCGGTTCCTTGCGGCGGTGAAGCGTCTGTGATGATCGGAATTACCGGGACGCCGGGGACGGGGAAGTCTGCGGCGGCAGCAGAACTGCGTGCCCGGGGGTTTTTGGTTGTTGATCTGAAGACGACCGTTGCTCCTTATGTGGTGGCGCATGATGCTGTCCGCGATGCGGATGAGGTGGATGTGGATGCGTGGGCGGATGCGTTTTCCTATACGGAGGGGTATGTGGAGGGGTCGCTTGCGCATTTTCTTGCGTGCGATAAGATTGTTGTTCTCCGGTGCAGGCCGGATGTGCTGAAACTCCGCCTTGCTTCCCGCGGATATGCGGCGGCGAAGGTTGCGGAGAATTGTCAGGCGGAGGCGCTGGATGTGATTTTGTCGGAGACTGCGGATATGTTTGCTTCGGAACAAGTATATGAGATAGATACGACAAATAGAGATGTAGTTTCTGTAGCAGATCTGATTGTTTCGTTTGCGGCAGGTGAGATTCCTGCGTCGTTTGGGACAATCGACTGGTCAGAGTTTCTGGACCCGATGTTATGACGCTTGATTCCTTCCGCCCGAAAGTTGCTTTTATTGTGACGCCGCTTGCCAAGGCTATTGCTGCACTGCACCTGACGCCGAATGCCTGTACGGTGCTGGCACTTCTTGCAGCTGCAGCTGCGGGGGTGTTTTTTGGTGTTGGTGAGACGTTTGCGGCGGTTGTTCTGGTGTTTGTGAGTGCGTTTTTTGATGCGATTGACGGGGCGGTTGCCCGGCTGACGGGGATTGCAAGTCCTGCGGGGGATTATCTGGATCATGTGTTCGACCGGTATGCGGATATTTTTATTATCACGGGTATTTTTGCGTGGGGTACGGTTGCGTGGACGTGTCAGGTTCCTGCCTGGGCTATCGGGGTGTTTGCGCTGACGGGTGTTCTGATGTCGTCGTATCTGGGGACGCAGGCGCAGGCGGTCGGGCTGAAGCGAAATTATGGCGGGATTCTGGGCCGGGCAGACCGGCTGGTGCTGCTGCTGGTGTTCGGTGCGGTTGAGGTGGTGGTTCCGGTGCCGCTGCTGTTCGGGCTTCCGGCGCTCGGCTGGCTGCTGGTGATCTTTGGGGTGTTCGGCCATGTTACGGCAGTTCAGCGGTTTGTGAGCGGCTGGCGGGAGCTGAACGCACCGAAAAAAGAATAACTTTTTTCTTTGTCCGGAATACTTTACAAAAAGTAATCTATACTCAGGTAAATTTATCGTTGTCTGCGTCAATACTTGAAATTCGTAGGACCTCATGTATCAGGACCCGTGAAACGTGTTGGCAACGACTGGTGTACAGACTGGTTTTTTTCACGATAGATGCATTTCCTGCAATGGAGATTTATTTCATGAGAAAAAACAGTTCAGACGTACCCGGTATCCTGCTTCGGACTATGATGCTGGCGGGTATCGTTATACTTTTTGCCGCAGCTTTTACCGGTTCGGCAGCCGCTTCCCCTGCATATGAGGACACAGCCATCATGGTATTTACTGACTGGCACTCCAACGAGGCCGCATATCAGAGCATACTGGATGCAGTCAGTGCCGAGGCAGACAAGCACCAGTCGGTGATTGTCTGCTTCAATGGCGACAGCGAAACCCGTGTTACCAGTCCCAGTAACATGGATAAATTTAGTCCGGTGACCATCCCGAAAAATAGTGTAAGTGTATGGCAAGAGTCCCAGCACACGAGATTTATGGATCTTGTCGGGGATCTGCTGAAAAATCCCAAGGTTATCATTATTATGGGCATGGGAAATCATGAGCTTGCTATAAATCCGAAGGGTTCCAGTTCCAAGGAGCTGGCCTCGTATTTCACGAAGCTTCAAGAACTGACCGGGACAGATTTTAACAACCGGTTCTATATCGTCAATACGGATCTCGCCTGGAAGTCCGGCGGTTCAATGGACGAACTGTATGGGGAGACGATCCACCGTTCGGTTATGATACACGGTATCACCTTCCTGGCAGTTCTCGGATCAAATGTTGTTCGGGAAGATATGGGACATGGCAAAGTCTTACTGTACGATAAAAGTCAGTATCCGGGGATGGGTGACTCCGGGGATAAGGATGTTGCGTCAACCAGAGTCATAAACGAAAATATGAAAAACCATGTTTACCAGGAGATTTTAAAGACAC includes:
- the guaA gene encoding glutamine-hydrolyzing GMP synthase → MESILVLDFGGQYNQLIARRVREANVYCEVKPCTVSLDEIRAGNYMGIIFTGGPASVYAEGAPRVDAGVFSLGIPILGICYGAQLTAFTLGGKVSSGATAQSREYGKTPLSLRESLLFAGIPEETSCWMSHGDYISELPAGFRATGATPGCPFAALENPDKKIYAVQFHPEVLHTPEGMTMIRNFLYGVCGCTGTWHMSSFVDTMVAHLREKIGDKKVLCALSGGVDSSVAAVLVHKAVGKQLTCIFVDHGLLRKNEGDEVEEVFRNQYDINLVRVNAEERFLTKLAGVSDPEQKRKIIGAEFIRVFEEEAKKIGTVDFLVQGTIYPDVIESGPGNAAVIKSHHNVGGLPDHVDFKEIIEPLRILFKDEVRAAGAELGIPENLVWRQPFPGPGLAIRVIGDITKDKLDILRDADAIFREEIAAAGMGRAVNQYFAALTNMRSVGVMGDERTYDYAIALRAVTTTDFMTADWAQIPYPVLEKISGRIINEVRHVNRVLYDITSKPPATIEYE
- a CDS encoding aspartate aminotransferase family protein, translating into MPTSKQLDAKYYMPAFGRDMEIVRGRDCHVWDSTGKKYLDLVAGIAVCSTGHCHPAVTAAICKQAQTLIHCSNLYYVPGQAELAAKLSKASGLGKVFFGNSGAEANDAAMKLAIRATGRHEFVSFEHDFHGRTVGSLACTHKPAIRVPFEPLGIPCKFGPYGDIEALKDLVTKKTAAVMFEPIQGETGVIIPPDDFLPGIRDICDDTGALMICDEVQTGMGRTGKWFAFQHSAVQPDIISLAKGVASGIPMGAIIAREGLEFTRGEHGSTFAGGPVACAAGNATFDVLKSVVPKVAAKGERFRKGLAHLNPRVRGLMVGFTAGEKSPAIAEYCREHGVLINVAGGENIRIVPPLVINNREIDHAIAIINEAAESV
- the hisC gene encoding histidinol-phosphate transaminase, coding for MKQQSPSKEVLCRELYTKTGYVFAKSPAEIAAASGFDEVAMLGSNENPYPPSPAVLEAAAAALAAANRYPDPKAGEFVAALRRYICDHPVVTSGLGMDGVIETVIRALVSPGEKVVVSTPTFSMYGLAARAASAVVVNVPRAADFSVDVDAFIAAAADAKLSFLCTPNNPTGTVTRAADIERILSGISGVLFLDNAYVEFCDTDYLPLLQKYDNLIIGRTLSKVYGLAGLRVGYGFVPAWLEGPYAAAATPFTLNRVSEAAAVAAVADTAYRDTFIAHVRKWRETFVREIPFPVLASGANFVLFDVAPMTSNEAMEAFARAGVLVRSCASFPGLGETFVRVSVGDVWENERFLAAVKRL
- a CDS encoding adenylate kinase family protein, coding for MIGITGTPGTGKSAAAAELRARGFLVVDLKTTVAPYVVAHDAVRDADEVDVDAWADAFSYTEGYVEGSLAHFLACDKIVVLRCRPDVLKLRLASRGYAAAKVAENCQAEALDVILSETADMFASEQVYEIDTTNRDVVSVADLIVSFAAGEIPASFGTIDWSEFLDPML
- a CDS encoding CDP-alcohol phosphatidyltransferase family protein, which gives rise to MTLDSFRPKVAFIVTPLAKAIAALHLTPNACTVLALLAAAAAGVFFGVGETFAAVVLVFVSAFFDAIDGAVARLTGIASPAGDYLDHVFDRYADIFIITGIFAWGTVAWTCQVPAWAIGVFALTGVLMSSYLGTQAQAVGLKRNYGGILGRADRLVLLLVFGAVEVVVPVPLLFGLPALGWLLVIFGVFGHVTAVQRFVSGWRELNAPKKE